The proteins below come from a single Drosophila nasuta strain 15112-1781.00 unplaced genomic scaffold, ASM2355853v1 ctg76_pilon, whole genome shotgun sequence genomic window:
- the LOC132798055 gene encoding uncharacterized protein LOC132798055 produces MEEKDDAAKDAFYARLEDTYDRCPNHDVKIILGDFNAKVGRERIFDRTVAQFSLHETTSNNGFRLIDFAAARNMVVSSTRFRHLDIHKATWLSPDQKTRNQIDHVVIDGRHASSVMNVRTFRGVNIDSDHYLVAAKIPIRLCRAKNVRPITQRKLDVTRLRSQRTATAYSTHLSELLHQPTPLPVDAGGLWAHISHSMRAAAETAIGFRRPPTRNQGVSRRSCGKNAAYRRTLQSGATRATCERYREKRKEERRLFRRKKREKEKRECEELEVLQDRNDARKFYQQVNRLTHGFNTGASNCRDENGNLVTDTQCTLRLWRAHFSKLLAGDDGTNPAIGGSNPIPPIDDNVDIPLPSHDEVRVAIMRLKNNKAAGADGLPAELFKAGGEELIRCGHQLFCRIWLEESMPNHWNLSVLCPVLKKGDPTICTNYRGISLIAISYKVLSSVICERLKPYTSTLIGLSVRLQTWQIHHRPDLHIAPNPGKPTKMELTHTISLSITKLHSIVRHENAYMPPCLSSVFLQS; encoded by the coding sequence ATGGAGGAGAAGGACGATGCTGCTAAGGATGCATTCTACGCGAGACTCGAGGACACATACGACCGCTGCCCAAACCACGACGTGAAGATCATCCTCGGGGACTTCAACGCAAAGGTTGGGCGCGAACGCATCTTTGACCGCACCGTCGCTCAATTCAGCCTCCACGAGACCACCTCGAACAACGGTTTCAGGCTGATTGACTTCGCCGCGGCGCGAAACATGGTAGTGAGTAGCACCAGATTTCGGCACCTCGACATCCACAAGGCCACATGGCTGTCCCCTGATCAGAAAACGCGCAACCAGATTGATCATGTTGTGATAGACGGAAGGCATGCCTCAAGCGTGATGAACGTGCGTACGTTCCGTGGAGTCAACATAGACTCGGACCACTATCTTGTCGCAGCCAAGATACCCATTCGGCTATGCCGAGCGAAAAACGTACGCCCCATCACGCAACGAAAGCTTGACGTCACTAGGCTGCGATCACAACGGACAGCAACAGCCTACTCCACTCACCTCTCGGAACTGCTCCACCAACCAACCCCTCTTCCTGTTGACGCCGGCGGACTCTGGGCGCACATATCCCACTCCATGCGAGCTGCCGCTGAAACAGCCATTGGGTTCAGGCGCCCACCCACACGGAACCAAGGAGTGTCGCGTCGCAGCTGCGGCAAAAACGCCGCCTACAGAAGAACGCTGCAGTCTGGCGCAACGCGAGCTACGTGTGAACGTTACAGGGAGAAAAGGAAGGAAGAGAGGCGGCTTTTTAGACGGAAAAAACGGGAGAAAGAAAAGCGAGAGTGCGAGGAACTCGAGGTGTTGCAGGACAGAAATGATGCTCGAAAATTTTACCAACAAGTCAACCGTCTGACACATGGTTTCAACACCGGAGCATCTAACTGTCGAGATGAAAACGGAAATCTGGTTACAGATACGCAGTGCACGCTGAGGTTATGGAGGGCGCATTTCTCCAAGCTGCTAGCAGGCGATGACGGCACCAATCCCGCCATTGGAGGAAGCAACCCGATACCACCAATCGACGACAATGTGGATATACCACTACCTAGCCATGACGAGGTCCGAGTTGCTATTATGCGactcaaaaacaacaaagcagcCGGTGCTGATGGACTGCCTGCAGAGTTGTTTAAGGCCGGCGGCGAAGAGCTGATAAGGTGCGGGCATCAGCTCTTCTGCAGAATATGGCTAGAAGAAAGCATGCCCAACCATTGGAATCTCAGCGTCCTTTGTCCTGTGCTGAAGAAAGGCGACCCGACGATATGCACCAACTACCGGGGAATTAGCCTGATTGCCATCTCATATAAGGTCCTATCGAGCGTAATATGTGAACGACTGAAGCCGTATACCAGCACACTGATCGGATTATCAGTGCGGCTTCAGACCTGGCAAATCCACCATAGACCAGATCTTCACATTGCGCCAAATCCTGGAAAACCCACGAAAATGGAATTGACACACACCATCTCTTTGTCGATTACAAAGCTGCATTCGATAGTCCGACACGAGAACGCCTATATGCCACCATGTCTGAGTTCGGTATTCCTGCAAAGCTGA